Part of the Anopheles coluzzii chromosome 3, AcolN3, whole genome shotgun sequence genome is shown below.
ACTTACATTTATCAAGCCGTAGCTCCAACCCATTATTTCGTAGAGTATGCAAAACTTCACTAACTATTTCAAGATGTTCTTTAAAGTCTTGAGAAGCTATGAGAATGTCGTCAATGTATACAACCAGCTTTTCATTCTCGATGAATTTCCGCAAAATTGTATTAATGAAACGCTGAAATTCAGCTGGCGCGTTTTTTAATCCGAAGGGCATACGCGTGTACTCGTACTGGCCGTCTGGAGTAACAAACGCtgtgaatttaattgaatccTCGTCCATTGCCACTTGATGAAAACCACTCTTTAGGTCTAGTAACGTAAAGAATTTTTTATTGCCCAAGTGTTCTAGGCACGTCTCTATGAGTGGAAGCGGGTAGTTGTCGCGGATTGTTACTTTATTAAGAGGTCGGTAGTCGACACACTTACGAATTTcgccatttttcttcctaaCGAGTACCAGTGCGGAAGCATAAGGAGAGTTACTGGGtcttattatatttttctctAATAAATCCTTCACAATGACTTTTACTTTATTCCTTTCATCGAAAGAAAGTCGTCTAGGCTTTGTGAAAATAGGAGTATCATGAGTTAAGCTAATTCGCATTTTATGAGCAGATGGTATTATATGTTTATCCggaaaattaatgtaattattgGACACTATTGATCTTAAAGCAATGCCTTGTTCTTTAGAAAGATGTTCTCCAACATTTATAGTGCTAGCCTCATCGCTAATATTTATAGAACACATTTCAGAAAAAGTTGTGTCatattgttgtttatgttcagATTTGTCTGATATCGAaatgaattttgaagaaatattgGGATCGGACAATTTCGAATCTTTGCATACCTCTGGTAAGGGAGCCTGGATCGAACTACGTAAAAGACCCAACGTTTGGAGCTTATGGTAAAAACCCGGTTTTTTTAAGTTCagaattttatctttatttaaattcatcagCATAAGTTTGCTGTAATGTTTACGGAATTGAGCGAGTGTGATGTTAAATTCTGATAACAAATCTCTCCCTACTATCATGGATAGGGACATGTAGctttttggtaaaatataGAAATTGTGAATGAATGTTTGATTACGAAAACTAAGTTTTAGCTGTACTGTTCCAAGAGTTTGTAAATTCACATTTCCTATTCCTCGAAATCCACTTGGTTGGGGAGCGCTTAGTTTTGTAACCGGaacaatggcttcatttatgAAGCTTTTAGAGCTACCGGAATCAAAAAGAGATGTTATAATTAACCCTGGGCTCCAAACATTGTTTCTCTTAAAAGCTACACTTACCTCCTGATAGGCCTCAAGTTGAACgaagtttccattttccccagAATCTAGATGCGCTGTTTCATTGTCGTTGCCCTGTACCGCAGCAACCGTTAGTTGACGTCTATCTGGGACAGGACAGTTGCGAATGACATGTGATGTGCTACCACATCGGAAACAGGAACCCGGAGCTCGGCGAGGTTGTGTGCATTGCGATGAATGATGTCCATGATTCGAGCAGTTATAACATCGAAGAGGTTCTGTCGTCGTTTGTCTTGGTGGAATCGGTCTCGGGGAAATGGTGTTGATGTGAGATGGGCTGCGGCGTTCTGGGTTTTTGCGCAACAGAAGATGGGATTCATATCGCTTAATGTTGTCAATCAGGTCGTAAATATCGCGGTAATCCTTGGTCACAAGGCTATCATAGAGAGGGTCACGAGAAAGTCCTCTGATGACATAAGTTATGATAGCCTCCTCACTCACGTGGCCTGACATTCCCAGCGCATTTACTCGGTATACATAGCTTGTGTACGACTCAGAAATTTTCTTGTAGACCGATGCTAATTGGCTATGAATAACGGCTTCGTTACAGCGATCAGGAAAAGCCTTTTTAATTGTGTCAGCGAATTCGTCGAATGTCTTCAAAGTGTTACGGAAGCCATTGTACCATTCGCTTGCTGCTCCAGTCAACCGACTGCCTGCATATAAAAGCATCGTGCGATCCTGCCATCCATATAATTCGCTATTGTAGCGAATCGTATTGATCCACTTATTGATACCGAGGCCGTCAGAAAATTCCGGTATCAAATGTTTCAACTCCTCGGGATGAACCAATCGACCATCCGTAAACGTCTGCCGCTGTTCCATTTCCATAATTTTTGCTCGTAGCGCCATTAATTCCAATTGATGAGAAGTTGCGTCGAATGAAGCACCTTGCGTCGAAGATGTCGGAGCAGCTTTGTCTTTCATCAAGATGGCGGCTGCTGCAACGTGGTTTCCATTGTTCGTCACTTCGTCTTCATCTGCACACACTCTTTGAGGAATGAAATTCTGGGTTGATTGTtcctccattttgtttttcggtacaCTTTGCTCGTACAACATGCGTAGTTGTGGTAAAGTTGCTTTCGGAGGCACTTCGATGTTAGCAACTTCCAAAGCACAAAGAAGTTCCTCTTTTGTAAGCATTTTTCGGCACAAACGGTGTATCCCACTTCTGAATTGTAATCTTTCTTAATTTCGGAAGAATTAACTGAAGGCTGAAGAATtgcgtgttttctgttttagcgCTCAATCACGAATGACATCTCTATTTGACAGTATTGCCTGAGATACTTAAACCTAGGTGTGATCGCACAAACAAGATGTACATATAgaaaaggtgtatgtgtaaggatgtcaaggt
Proteins encoded:
- the LOC120953157 gene encoding uncharacterized protein LOC120953157, whose product is MLYEQSVPKNKMEEQSTQNFIPQRVCADEDEVTNNGNHVAAAAILMKDKAAPTSSTQGASFDATSHQLELMALRAKIMEMEQRQTFTDGRLVHPEELKHLIPEFSDGLGINKWINTIRYNSELYGWQDRTMLLYAGSRLTGAASEWYNGFRNTLKTFDEFADTIKKAFPDRCNEAVIHSQLASVYKKISESYTSYVYRVNALGMSGHVSEEAIITYVIRGLSRDPLYDSLVTKDYRDIYDLIDNIKRYESHLLLRKNPERRSPSHINTISPRPIPPRQTTTEPLRCYNCSNHGHHSSQCTQPRRAPGSCFRCGSTSHVIRNCPVPDRRQLTVAAVQGNDNETAHLDSGENGNFVQLEAYQEL